The Rhinoderma darwinii isolate aRhiDar2 chromosome 11, aRhiDar2.hap1, whole genome shotgun sequence genome window below encodes:
- the LOC142663581 gene encoding transient receptor potential cation channel subfamily V member 5-like, whose protein sequence is MTLWWKRKIMESPCEINLRQQKRIQELPLLYCAQRNRVRALKKLLSCKAINPLQRGAVGETALHLAVLHDNLESVKVLVEHAPELINMPMTSDLYKGQTALHIAVMRQNVVIAQELLRRRAYVCTARAVGTFFQLKPNSFYYGEHILSFAACVGNAELVRLLLLQGADPQAKDSHGNTILHILTLQPNKMSACQMYDLIVSYHKEKYGPGLEEIYNNDGLTPLKMAALEGNTVMFQHLVQKSRQLQWTFGPISCYLYDLTEIDTWEDTQSVLDLVVSGKKREARRILDLSPVKELVNRKWQRFGRPYFWTLTTLYILYMTIVSLCCVNRPLQPRPDNRTSSRDITILVQKPLKEAYVTSEDYLRLAGEIISVIGAIIILLLKIPDLFQIREARFLSQAVQGGPFTIIITSFPCLVLVILILRLTDTGGEVIPMSILLVLGWCYVMYFARGFQMLGPFTIMIHKMIFGDLLRFCWLMVVVIFGFATSFYIIFQTEDSSQLGQFYNYPMSLFSTFELFLNVINSPTNYDVDLPYIFHIVYFTFTIIANLLMLNLLIAMMGDTHWRVAQDRDELWRAQVAATTVMLERKLPRCLWPRTGMCGTEYGLGDHWYLRVVVRKDLSQQKIRRYVEAFQGPEGDHLDKPTPIVLKSDRTFSSTIKANLPILTVTEVDAHESSRTSPTRCRPLHEDTTSIYRTHKTYLELPQGYVEPQRTKLQHPNNEVVRKGSGCGWQILRSVPIQKLRVQIPQDASSDVEEEIHQV, encoded by the exons ATGACTCTGTGGTGGAAACGGAAAATTATGGAAAGCCCTTGTGAAATCAACTTACGACAGCAGAAAAG aattcAGGAACTGCCTCTTTTGTATTGTGCCCAGAGGAATCGCGTGAGAGCGCTTAAGAAGCTTCTGTCATGTAAAGCTATTAACCCCCTACAGAGAG GAGCCGTGGGTGAGACGGCACTACATCTGGCCGTGCTGCATGATAATCTGGAGTCCGTGAAGGTTCTGGTTGAACATGCTCCCGAGCTCATTAACATGCCCATGACATCCGATCTGTACAAAG GTCAAACAGCTTTGCACATCGCTGTCATGCGGCAGAATGTGGTGATTGCTCAGGAACTACTTAGGAGAAGAGCGTATGTGTGCACGGCCCGGGCAGTGGGCACTTTCTTCCAACTTAAACCCAATTCCTTTTACTATG GAGAGCACATTCTTTCCTTTGCCGCATGTGTGGGTAATGCCGAGTTGGTACGGCTCTTATTGTTACAAGGAGCTGATCCTCAAGCCAAAGATTCCCACG GAAATACCATCCTCCACATTCTGACTCTTCAGCCCAACAAGATGTCTGCCTGCCAGATGTATGACCTTATAGTCAGCTACCACAAGGAGAAGTACGGTCCGGGACTAGAGGAGATCTACAATAACGATGGCCTTACCCCATTAAAAATGGCCGCTCTGGAAGGTAACACTGTG ATGTTCCAGCACTTGGTACAAAAAAGTAGACAACTACAGTGGACATTTGGTCCCATTAGCTGCTATCTATATGACCTTACTGAGATTGACACGTGGGAAGATACTCAGTCTGTACTGGATTTGGTGGTCTCTGGGAAGAAAAGAGAG GCGCGACGGATATTGGACTTATCTCCAGTCAAGGAGCTGGTCAATAGAAAGTGGCAGAGGTTTGGACGCCCATATTTCTGGACCTTGACTACTCTTTACATTCTGTACATGACCATTGTGTCTCTGTGTTGCGTGAACCGACCACTCCAACCAAGACCAGACAACAGGACTAGTTCCAGGGATATTACAATCTTGGTGCAAAAGCCCCTTAAA GAAGCGTATGTCACGTCTGAAGATTATCTACGTCTGGCTGGAGAAATTATTAGTGTTATAGGAGCAATTATAATCCTATTACTAAAG ATTCCGGACCTGTTTCAGATTCGTGAAGCAAGATTTCTGTCCCAAGCGGTACAAGGTGGACCATTCACCATTATTAT CACCTCCTTCCCATGTCTGGTTCTGGTGATACTGATTCTAAGACTAACTGACACCGGCGGAGAGGTTATCCCAATGTCTATCCTGCTGGTGTTGGGCTGGTGCTACGTCATGTATTTTGCACGTGGATTCCAAATGCTTGGACCTTTCACCATCATGATTCATAAG ATGATTTTTGGGGACCTTCTGCGGTTCTGCTGGCTGATGGTTGTGGTCATTTTTGGATTTGCTACCT cattttatataattttccaaACGGAGGACTCCAGCCAGCTCGGACAATTCTACAACTATCCTATGTCTCTATTCAGCACATTCGAACTCTTCCTCAATGTCATCAACTCTCCTACAAACTACGACGTTGACCTCCCGTATATATTCCACATTGTTTATTTCACTTTCACCATTATTGCCAATCTCCTCATGTTAAACCTCCTGATCGCCATGATGGGGGATACTCATTGGAGAGTGGCACAAGATAGAGATGAGCTGTGGAGAGCTCAG GTTGCTGCTACCACTGTTATGTTAGAGAGAAAGCTCCCACGATGCCTCTGGCCTCGAACCGGGATGTGTGGCACAGAGTACGGCTTAGGGGACCATTGGTACCTCCG TGTGGTGGTGAGGAAGGACCTCAGTCAACAGAAGATCCGCCGTTATGTTGAAGCATTCCAAGGACCTGAAGGGGACCACCTCGATAAGCCGACTCCCATAGTCCTTAAATCGGACAGAACTTTTTCTTCAACCATCAAGGCCAATCTTCCCATCTTGACGGTCACAGAGGTGGATGCACATGAGTCATCAAGGACTTCACCAACTAGATGTAGACCTTTACATGAGGACACAACCTCCATATACAGAACACACAAAACCTATCTAGAGCTACCACAAGGTTATGTAGAACCACAAAGGACAAAATTGCAACATCCAAATAATGAAGTAGTACGGAAAGGTAGCGGTTGTGGGTGGCAGATATTGAGATCAGTTCCCATACAAAAACTACGGGTACAAATACCACAAGATGCCAGTAGTGATGTTGAGGAAGAAATACACCAGGTTTGA